A window of the Rhodohalobacter mucosus genome harbors these coding sequences:
- a CDS encoding acyclic terpene utilization AtuA family protein: MKEKIRIASGQGFWGDLPDAPVKQVKQGPVDYLVMDYLAEVTMSIMQKQRMRNEQYGYARDFVDVVGAVMDDVQNKGVRVISNAGGVNPTACKDAILEIARRKGAAGLKIAVVDGDDILPGIDQLIDGGHLLKNMETGEPITTVKDDLLSANVYFGSRPIVEALEQGADIVITGRVTDTGLTLAPMIHEFGWSFDDYDLMATGTIAGHIIECGGQVSGGNFTDWETVDDLVNIGFPIIEAYPDGSFYVTKHEGTGGLVSEMTVKEQLLYEIGNPAEYITPDCIADFTSLTVEQQGENRVKVSGIKGRPETDTYKISASYIDGYKLTSSLVYSWPDAVKKARFAGELLLKRAENLGIDFRDTNIELVGLNACNEDESVFENDLSDLNEVEMRVSVYGDSREELNRFGKEVAPLILTGPSGVTGFAGGRPKASEVVAYWPALLKKDAAKPNVTLYTL, encoded by the coding sequence GTGAAAGAAAAGATTCGTATTGCATCAGGACAGGGATTCTGGGGTGACCTTCCGGATGCTCCCGTTAAGCAGGTGAAACAGGGCCCGGTCGACTACCTGGTAATGGACTATCTTGCCGAGGTTACCATGTCGATCATGCAGAAGCAGCGAATGCGCAATGAACAATACGGCTATGCACGCGATTTTGTAGATGTAGTCGGGGCTGTTATGGATGATGTTCAAAACAAGGGTGTGCGTGTGATCTCCAATGCAGGCGGCGTCAACCCAACCGCATGCAAGGACGCAATCCTGGAAATTGCACGCCGGAAAGGGGCAGCCGGTTTAAAAATTGCGGTAGTGGATGGCGATGACATACTGCCGGGCATCGATCAGCTGATCGATGGCGGGCATCTTCTGAAGAATATGGAAACAGGGGAACCCATCACTACGGTAAAGGACGATCTGCTGAGTGCTAACGTCTATTTTGGCAGCCGCCCTATCGTGGAAGCCCTGGAGCAAGGTGCAGATATTGTGATCACAGGAAGAGTCACCGACACGGGGCTCACGCTGGCTCCCATGATTCACGAATTCGGGTGGTCGTTCGATGATTACGATCTGATGGCCACGGGAACCATCGCGGGTCACATTATTGAGTGCGGCGGACAGGTTTCAGGCGGCAATTTTACCGATTGGGAAACGGTGGATGACCTGGTAAACATCGGTTTTCCGATTATTGAAGCCTATCCGGATGGATCCTTTTATGTAACCAAGCACGAGGGAACCGGGGGACTGGTCTCCGAAATGACGGTGAAGGAACAGCTTCTCTATGAAATAGGTAATCCCGCGGAGTATATCACTCCCGACTGTATAGCCGACTTTACCTCTCTGACTGTTGAACAGCAGGGCGAAAACCGTGTGAAAGTTTCGGGTATAAAGGGCAGGCCGGAAACGGATACCTACAAAATCTCCGCAAGCTACATTGACGGTTATAAACTTACATCCTCCCTGGTATACAGCTGGCCGGATGCTGTGAAAAAAGCCCGATTTGCCGGTGAATTGCTGCTGAAGCGTGCTGAGAATCTGGGCATTGATTTCAGGGACACCAATATTGAGCTCGTAGGGCTCAATGCCTGCAATGAAGATGAATCTGTTTTCGAGAATGACCTGAGCGACCTGAATGAAGTGGAGATGAGAGTTTCCGTATATGGCGACTCACGTGAAGAGCTGAATCGTTTCGGCAAAGAGGTCGCTCCACTGATCCTGACGGGGCCAAGCGGGGTTACGGGTTTTGCGGGCGGCCGGCCTAAAGCAAGTGAAGTTGTTGCATATTGGCCTGCTCTGCTGAAGAAGGATGCGGCAAAGCCAAATGTGACGCTCTACACGCTGTAA
- a CDS encoding NAD(P)/FAD-dependent oxidoreductase, translating into MVIGIIGAGISGLTAGKILAEAGHDVTIFEKSRGYGGRMATRYAGKSNQLKLDHGLSWFSPESDEFKAFTAEMLEKKLLRVWGRNFMFYDGEVLSSSNPNNESSLKYTAVGGMNTIGKHLSRWVDVQTEARVGGLTYIGNHRTKKRPWMINMSSARTFEADAIIIATPAPQAYGIINTTIDEVDTLKIVREIDDINYSPVLTLMLGFSKMDAPEWEGIVCRNSAIQFVSNESSKRDTGHKCALVVHASSAFSSANKDEDEERLTGKLTAALAEITGGWVTAPDWSQLHYWKYSTPKSFLEAPFMEIQEKEAQLAVIGDYFNGRGIDAAYRSGLALGRHWAEKYSE; encoded by the coding sequence ATGGTAATTGGGATCATCGGTGCCGGTATTTCAGGGTTAACAGCCGGGAAAATACTGGCTGAAGCGGGGCATGACGTCACCATCTTTGAAAAAAGCAGAGGGTACGGAGGAAGAATGGCGACGCGTTACGCCGGAAAGTCCAATCAACTGAAACTGGACCACGGACTTTCATGGTTTTCGCCTGAATCTGACGAATTCAAGGCATTTACCGCTGAGATGCTTGAAAAGAAACTTCTCAGGGTTTGGGGCCGCAATTTTATGTTTTACGACGGTGAAGTTCTCAGTTCCAGCAATCCGAATAATGAGTCATCGCTGAAATACACGGCCGTTGGCGGTATGAATACGATCGGCAAGCATCTGAGCCGCTGGGTGGACGTGCAGACGGAAGCCAGGGTAGGGGGACTCACATACATTGGTAATCACAGGACCAAAAAGCGTCCGTGGATGATTAATATGTCTTCTGCCCGTACTTTCGAAGCCGATGCAATCATTATTGCAACTCCGGCACCACAGGCTTACGGTATCATCAACACAACAATCGATGAAGTGGATACACTGAAAATTGTACGGGAGATAGATGACATTAATTACAGTCCCGTACTAACCCTGATGCTGGGTTTCAGTAAAATGGACGCCCCGGAATGGGAGGGCATTGTTTGCAGGAACAGCGCAATTCAATTTGTATCGAACGAATCCTCAAAAAGAGATACAGGGCATAAGTGCGCGCTGGTGGTGCACGCTTCATCCGCTTTTTCTTCTGCAAACAAGGACGAGGATGAAGAGAGGTTAACCGGCAAGCTAACAGCTGCCCTGGCCGAGATTACAGGCGGCTGGGTTACGGCGCCTGACTGGTCTCAGCTGCACTACTGGAAATACAGCACTCCAAAATCCTTTTTGGAAGCTCCCTTTATGGAAATTCAGGAAAAAGAAGCTCAGCTGGCTGTAATTGGAGATTATTTCAACGGCAGGGGAATTGATGCCGCCTACCGGTCCGGTCTTGCCCTGGGCAGGCACTGGGCAGAGAAATACAGTGAGTGA
- a CDS encoding ABC transporter ATP-binding protein → MDALRKLNKYIKKYKGAIFLGALFLTAANFFLIWIPVLIRRTMDEVEQLGTGQYGDFGSLFDILFSSEAGFILAYNSLLLIGTVLLYGILLFATRQTLIVSSRKIEFDIRNRVIDKLMMLPQRYFDSNKSGEVYVRATEDVSRVREYFGPVLMYTINTFTRAGFILTMMIIVNPELTLWALIPLPFLSVFAYWISGFINKYQLIIQEQYSTLAEKAQESFSSIRLIKAFNRQDYEQRKFEEQSDSYRQKKLRLDLVESLFHPTLNLLIGVSVVIVIWKGGVMVIDDLITVGNIAEFVIYVAYLTWPVASLGYTVNTFQKSLASWERIDNVLTEPVDIRDKDDAAEVSDDQMKGSVTFKNVSFKYPGSDEYAVKNVSFDIDGGSNVAFVGRTGAGKTSLVNLIPRLYDPAEGEILVDGVNVREWKLSELRRRIGHVPQETFLFSTTIRENIAFGVDEATDEEIENAAASAQVLENILDFEKKFETMVGERGITLSGGQKQRTAIARALLKNPRIIILDDSLSAVDTKTEDAILTHLNDQLSDTTTIMISHRISAVKNADTIFYIENGSIIEKGSHDTLLDKKGHYARMYQKQLLEQELAQI, encoded by the coding sequence TTGGACGCCTTAAGAAAACTGAACAAATACATTAAGAAGTATAAGGGAGCCATTTTCCTGGGTGCTTTGTTTCTGACCGCGGCAAATTTCTTCCTTATATGGATTCCGGTCCTGATTCGGCGTACGATGGATGAGGTGGAACAGCTTGGGACCGGGCAATACGGCGACTTCGGTTCTCTGTTCGACATCCTGTTCTCCAGTGAAGCGGGGTTTATCCTGGCCTACAATTCTCTTCTGTTAATCGGTACAGTTCTGCTGTATGGGATACTGCTTTTTGCCACCCGGCAGACGCTCATAGTAAGCTCCCGCAAAATCGAATTTGATATCCGCAATCGTGTCATTGACAAACTGATGATGCTTCCGCAGCGATATTTCGACTCCAATAAATCCGGGGAAGTTTATGTCCGTGCAACCGAGGACGTAAGCCGCGTCCGCGAGTACTTCGGACCGGTACTCATGTATACGATCAATACGTTCACGCGCGCAGGGTTTATTCTTACCATGATGATCATTGTAAATCCGGAATTGACCCTCTGGGCGCTGATACCCCTGCCGTTTCTATCCGTTTTTGCATATTGGATCAGCGGATTTATCAATAAATATCAGCTCATTATCCAGGAGCAGTATTCCACACTTGCAGAGAAGGCACAGGAAAGTTTTTCAAGTATCCGGCTTATCAAAGCGTTTAACCGGCAGGATTATGAACAGAGAAAATTTGAGGAACAGAGTGATTCTTACCGGCAGAAAAAGCTGCGGCTCGATCTGGTCGAATCGCTGTTTCATCCAACCCTCAATTTACTGATTGGGGTATCTGTAGTGATTGTCATCTGGAAAGGCGGAGTCATGGTCATTGATGATCTGATTACGGTTGGTAATATCGCGGAATTTGTGATCTATGTTGCTTACCTCACGTGGCCGGTCGCCTCGCTCGGATATACGGTGAACACGTTCCAGAAATCTCTGGCCTCATGGGAGCGAATTGATAATGTTCTCACAGAACCGGTCGACATCCGCGATAAAGACGATGCGGCCGAAGTTTCCGATGATCAGATGAAAGGATCTGTAACTTTCAAGAACGTTAGTTTTAAATACCCGGGTTCGGATGAATATGCTGTCAAAAATGTCAGTTTTGATATTGATGGCGGAAGCAATGTAGCATTTGTGGGGAGAACCGGAGCCGGTAAAACATCTCTTGTAAATCTGATTCCCAGACTTTACGATCCTGCAGAGGGAGAGATACTGGTAGATGGTGTAAACGTGAGGGAATGGAAACTTTCGGAGCTGCGGAGACGTATTGGTCATGTGCCGCAGGAGACCTTCCTCTTCTCAACCACAATTCGTGAGAATATAGCCTTTGGCGTAGATGAGGCCACAGATGAGGAAATAGAAAATGCTGCGGCCAGTGCCCAGGTGCTTGAGAATATTTTGGATTTTGAGAAAAAATTTGAGACTATGGTAGGCGAACGGGGTATAACACTCTCCGGAGGGCAGAAGCAGAGAACGGCAATAGCAAGAGCTCTGTTAAAGAATCCAAGAATTATTATTTTAGACGATTCGTTAAGTGCGGTAGACACCAAAACTGAAGATGCTATTTTAACCCATCTGAATGACCAGCTGTCCGACACTACAACCATTATGATTTCTCATCGTATTTCGGCGGTGAAAAATGCTGACACAATTTTCTATATTGAAAACGGTTCCATTATTGAAAAAGGTTCTCACGATACACTGCTGGATAAAAAAGGACATTACGCCAGGATGTATCAAAAACAACTTCTTGAACAAGAACTAGCTCAGATATAA
- the rnz gene encoding ribonuclease Z, translating to MIIVPLGVASATPTATRHLSSVALWREGDIHLFDCGENAQMRMLQAGLKRSKIENIFISHFDVDHYSGLIGLLSTLQLQRRDKPLHIAGPKGIKKFVDWNLKFANVDLNFDIRYTEVDEGFESERVVDEDEYYVEARPLNHTKFCIGYRFQEKDKPGKVDAEKAEKMGITEDAQFKALKAGEDVEVEDGTVVKSYEIVGHPRPGDSFAYITDTKYCPNSVKLAMNTNILYHEATFSESLADKAAETGHSTSIDAARVANEAQTKLLVISHFSARYTNPFVLLREARAKFFPAWLATELRPIYTDPAQEKGIVKQKVYIKEIDESKSQGSRSGGRGRGSDDNKKRFRKRRSSSSGSSSSRGRSSDRPRRPRRDDNQERRKRRSDSNSSGRDSNKDYNNSGSSRPPKHITPRTPFDDFDRF from the coding sequence ATGATCATTGTACCACTCGGTGTGGCATCGGCAACACCAACAGCAACAAGACACCTATCATCTGTTGCGCTCTGGCGTGAAGGAGACATTCATCTATTCGACTGCGGTGAAAACGCCCAGATGCGAATGCTTCAGGCGGGGCTCAAACGATCCAAAATCGAAAATATCTTTATTTCTCATTTCGATGTAGACCACTATTCCGGTCTTATCGGCCTTCTTTCAACCCTTCAGCTGCAAAGACGCGACAAGCCGTTGCACATTGCAGGCCCCAAAGGCATCAAAAAATTTGTGGATTGGAACCTCAAATTTGCAAACGTAGACCTCAATTTTGACATCCGCTACACCGAAGTGGATGAGGGGTTTGAATCGGAGCGTGTTGTAGATGAGGACGAATACTATGTGGAAGCACGTCCGCTGAACCACACCAAATTCTGTATCGGGTACCGGTTTCAGGAGAAAGACAAACCGGGTAAGGTAGACGCCGAAAAAGCAGAAAAGATGGGCATCACCGAAGACGCACAGTTCAAGGCGCTCAAGGCTGGTGAAGACGTGGAGGTAGAAGACGGAACGGTCGTGAAATCCTATGAGATAGTGGGTCATCCTCGACCGGGCGACAGCTTTGCATACATTACAGATACCAAATACTGTCCGAATTCGGTGAAACTGGCCATGAATACGAATATTCTGTACCATGAGGCCACTTTTAGTGAAAGTCTGGCTGATAAAGCCGCAGAAACCGGTCACTCCACATCCATCGATGCTGCAAGGGTGGCAAATGAGGCTCAAACCAAATTGCTCGTCATCAGCCACTTCTCTGCCAGATATACCAACCCTTTTGTTCTGTTGAGAGAAGCCAGGGCGAAATTCTTCCCAGCATGGCTTGCTACTGAACTACGACCGATTTACACCGATCCTGCACAGGAGAAGGGAATTGTAAAGCAGAAGGTGTATATAAAGGAGATCGACGAAAGCAAAAGCCAGGGCAGCAGGTCGGGCGGCAGAGGCAGAGGGTCTGACGATAATAAGAAACGCTTTAGAAAACGCAGAAGCTCATCCTCAGGTTCTTCCTCCTCAAGGGGGCGATCGTCTGACCGGCCCAGAAGGCCCCGGCGTGACGATAACCAGGAACGGCGAAAACGCCGCTCAGACAGTAACAGTTCGGGCCGCGACAGCAACAAGGATTACAACAACAGCGGATCGTCGAGACCGCCAAAACACATCACACCCAGAACACCGTTTGACGATTTCGACAGATTCTAA
- a CDS encoding ABC transporter ATP-binding protein — protein sequence MSKQNNTKAVDSVLIRRLYFFFEPYKWWAVLAIVLTLSAAFLGTVRPKLTQVAVDDYMAKGDVDGLIWIIGLLGLALIGEFIILVANTYITRWFGQGALYRLRNAVFEKIQSLHVQFFDKNPIGRLITRTTSDIEALSSLLSDGIVNMIGDLFRIFFILYFMLAMSWELTVISVLVLPVLFYSTFWFKSKVRVAFLNVRDQIARLNSFVQEHINGMAVVQLFNREKKEKERFEAINADHREAHIKTIFYFSIFWPIVEVLASIAMALVVWYGGARALMGEVTFGVLLAFIQYVRQFFNPIRGLSEKYNTLQSALASSERIFDVLDTPKQVQETADPRPLKSVRGEIEFRNVWFRYNKEDELILKDVSFKAKPGELLAIVGATGAGKTTIINLLMRYYDIEKGEILLDGTNIREISLNDLRSHFGLVLQDNALFSGTILENITLGNSKISREQVIKASREVESHKFIEKLPGGYDYMLRERGASLSMGQRQLICFVRAMVYDPEILVLDEATSSVDSETEELVSRACERMMEGRTSVVIAHRLSTIRGADRILVMHKGEIRETGSHESLIERQDGIYRKLYELQYKDQALTA from the coding sequence TTGAGTAAACAGAATAATACGAAAGCCGTCGATTCAGTTTTGATTCGGCGGCTTTATTTCTTTTTTGAGCCATACAAATGGTGGGCCGTTCTTGCAATTGTGCTCACGCTTTCCGCAGCCTTTCTGGGAACGGTGCGCCCAAAGCTTACCCAGGTTGCGGTAGACGATTACATGGCCAAAGGTGACGTGGACGGCCTGATTTGGATTATCGGCCTTCTGGGGCTGGCCCTTATCGGCGAATTCATCATCCTGGTAGCCAACACCTACATTACCCGCTGGTTTGGTCAGGGAGCACTTTACAGGCTCAGAAACGCAGTATTTGAGAAAATACAGTCTCTTCACGTTCAGTTTTTCGATAAAAATCCGATCGGCCGGCTCATTACCCGGACAACAAGCGATATTGAAGCCCTCAGTTCACTGCTGAGCGACGGTATCGTGAATATGATAGGTGATCTTTTTCGCATCTTTTTTATTCTCTACTTCATGCTCGCAATGAGCTGGGAGCTGACCGTGATATCGGTCCTTGTTCTCCCCGTTTTGTTCTATTCCACGTTCTGGTTCAAGAGCAAAGTGAGGGTGGCCTTTCTGAATGTGCGAGACCAGATTGCACGCCTTAATTCGTTTGTTCAGGAGCACATAAACGGCATGGCGGTTGTCCAGCTTTTTAACCGCGAAAAGAAAGAGAAAGAGCGGTTTGAGGCGATCAATGCAGATCACAGGGAAGCTCACATAAAAACCATTTTCTACTTCTCAATTTTCTGGCCCATTGTAGAAGTGCTCGCAAGTATTGCCATGGCGCTGGTTGTGTGGTATGGCGGTGCGCGGGCGCTGATGGGTGAGGTAACATTTGGGGTACTGCTGGCATTTATTCAGTATGTGCGGCAGTTTTTTAATCCCATTCGCGGACTATCCGAAAAGTATAATACCCTGCAATCTGCACTGGCCTCCTCCGAGCGGATCTTTGATGTGCTGGATACTCCTAAGCAGGTGCAGGAGACCGCAGACCCCAGGCCATTGAAAAGCGTCAGGGGAGAGATCGAATTTCGCAACGTCTGGTTCAGGTACAATAAAGAGGATGAACTCATCCTGAAAGATGTCTCCTTTAAGGCAAAACCGGGTGAGCTGCTGGCAATCGTGGGTGCAACAGGTGCCGGAAAAACCACCATTATAAATTTATTGATGCGATATTACGACATTGAGAAAGGGGAAATTCTGCTGGATGGCACGAACATCAGGGAAATTTCTCTTAACGATCTGCGTTCTCATTTTGGATTGGTGCTTCAGGACAATGCACTCTTTTCAGGTACCATACTGGAAAATATTACACTCGGAAACAGCAAGATTTCCAGAGAACAGGTAATTAAGGCATCCCGTGAAGTGGAGAGCCATAAATTTATTGAAAAACTGCCCGGCGGTTACGACTACATGCTCAGGGAGAGAGGGGCGTCGCTCTCCATGGGGCAGCGGCAGCTCATCTGTTTTGTGCGTGCGATGGTCTACGATCCGGAAATTCTGGTGCTCGACGAGGCTACCTCCAGCGTAGATTCCGAAACGGAGGAGCTGGTATCGCGCGCATGCGAACGGATGATGGAAGGCAGGACCTCCGTTGTGATTGCACACCGCCTTTCAACGATCAGGGGAGCCGACAGGATTTTGGTCATGCATAAGGGTGAAATCAGGGAAACCGGCTCCCACGAATCGCTTATTGAACGGCAGGACGGAATTTATCGAAAGCTTTATGAATTACAATATAAAGATCAGGCACTAACAGCCTGA
- the prfB gene encoding peptide chain release factor 2 (programmed frameshift) → MEQLNLDKLESLFERLDTLRRYLDYDKRKVRVIELQELTQDPEFWNDPEKAQRIMRELDHEKSLVESWDKLDELRESIRVFKEFLDEGEDVQEDLQKEISIFRNKLEDLELQNMLSDVDDHRDAIVTFNPGAGGTESQDWAEMLFRMYTRWAEKKGYKVSVVEYQDGDVAGLKSATIEVSGPNAYGYLKSESGVHRLVRISPFDSNSRRHTSFSSVFVSPIIDDTIEVDINESDVELQRFHSSGAGGQNVNKVETGVRLIWTGKLSDGTEERVVAECQQERSQLQNREKAMVMLKSKIYELEKNIKERERQKLEDSKSSNEWGSQIRSYVFHPYNMVKDHRTNFETGDVQGVMDGDLDDFMKEYLLAGSSSTEASA, encoded by the exons ATGGAGCAACTTAACCTGGATAAACTTGAATCCCTTTTCGAGCGGCTGGATACGCTTAGGAGGTATCTT GACTACGACAAAAGAAAAGTACGCGTAATAGAGCTCCAGGAACTCACTCAAGATCCTGAATTCTGGAACGACCCTGAAAAAGCGCAGCGCATTATGCGTGAGCTGGATCACGAAAAGAGCCTGGTTGAAAGCTGGGACAAGCTTGACGAACTCCGGGAAAGTATCCGGGTTTTTAAAGAGTTTCTGGACGAAGGAGAAGATGTTCAGGAAGATCTGCAGAAAGAGATCTCGATATTCAGGAATAAACTGGAGGACCTTGAGCTTCAGAATATGCTCAGCGATGTGGACGACCACCGCGACGCCATCGTTACATTTAATCCGGGGGCCGGCGGTACGGAAAGTCAGGACTGGGCTGAAATGCTCTTCCGGATGTACACGCGGTGGGCAGAAAAGAAAGGCTACAAGGTTTCGGTTGTTGAATACCAGGACGGAGACGTTGCCGGCCTGAAAAGCGCCACCATCGAAGTTAGCGGGCCAAATGCCTACGGATACCTGAAATCGGAAAGCGGAGTGCACCGCCTGGTCAGAATTTCTCCGTTCGACAGCAACTCGCGCAGGCATACATCATTCAGCTCCGTATTTGTATCTCCTATCATCGACGATACAATCGAAGTGGATATTAATGAGTCGGACGTGGAACTTCAGCGTTTTCACTCAAGCGGTGCCGGCGGGCAGAACGTGAATAAAGTAGAAACCGGCGTTCGCCTTATCTGGACCGGAAAACTAAGTGACGGAACGGAAGAGCGCGTGGTTGCCGAGTGTCAGCAGGAAAGGTCGCAGCTGCAGAACCGGGAGAAAGCAATGGTGATGCTGAAATCCAAAATCTACGAGCTGGAGAAAAATATAAAAGAACGCGAGCGCCAAAAGCTTGAAGATTCCAAGAGCAGCAACGAATGGGGATCGCAGATCAGGTCGTATGTATTTCACCCCTACAACATGGTGAAAGATCACCGGACCAATTTTGAAACCGGTGACGTTCAGGGAGTCATGGACGGCGACCTGGATGATTTCATGAAGGAATATCTGCTTGCCGGCAGCAGCAGCACAGAAGCATCCGCATGA
- the coaE gene encoding dephospho-CoA kinase (Dephospho-CoA kinase (CoaE) performs the final step in coenzyme A biosynthesis.), which yields MIRAGVTGGIGTGKTTLCKEWEKMGARVVYADDLAKKLMVSDPSVKKKLVHAFGSDTFREDGSLNKPHLIKEAFTHNRVEELNKIVHPAVAAEFMSICEQAEKEGEQMVVEEAALLLNRGRPEGFDVIVLVTLPREKQIERVASRDKTSGEEVISRMENQPDFSSLTHLVDIVIENRGTEKELRDKARKLYKDILKEYDRE from the coding sequence ATGATACGCGCTGGTGTGACGGGAGGGATTGGTACCGGCAAAACCACGCTCTGCAAGGAGTGGGAAAAAATGGGTGCCAGGGTGGTTTATGCAGACGATCTTGCTAAGAAACTTATGGTTTCCGACCCTTCGGTGAAAAAAAAGCTCGTGCATGCCTTTGGCAGCGACACCTTCAGGGAAGACGGATCTCTGAATAAACCTCATCTTATAAAGGAAGCTTTTACCCATAACAGGGTGGAAGAGCTTAATAAAATTGTGCACCCCGCAGTGGCTGCAGAATTCATGTCGATCTGCGAACAAGCGGAAAAAGAGGGTGAACAGATGGTGGTTGAGGAAGCGGCGCTGCTGCTGAACCGGGGTCGCCCGGAAGGATTCGATGTTATTGTTCTGGTAACCCTGCCGCGTGAAAAACAGATTGAGAGGGTGGCTTCAAGAGATAAGACATCCGGGGAGGAGGTGATCTCCCGAATGGAAAACCAGCCGGATTTCAGCTCACTGACGCATCTCGTGGATATCGTGATTGAAAACAGAGGCACGGAGAAAGAGTTACGTGATAAAGCACGCAAATTATATAAGGATATTTTAAAGGAATACGATCGGGAGTGA
- the fbp gene encoding class 1 fructose-bisphosphatase → MEIKSKKLVTLDEYIIQSQNKFPGATGELSQLLRDIGLAAKIISREVNKAGITNILGVHGSTNVHGESVKRLDIFADQQLISALDRSLITCMVISEENDGIVRLNSEGGKYIVYLDPLDGSSNIDVNVSVGSIFSIYMRQPRYDQNLVEEDSLQPGSRQVAAGYVLYGSSTILAYTTGLGVSCFTLDPSIGEFVLSNSGFKIPEKGTIYSINEGSYNSWSQGLKKYIKYCQEDDPETGRPYTARYIGSMVADIHRTLVKGGIFIYPSSSRYPNGKLRLMYECNPLSFIMEQAGGTAIDGKNRIMDIRPEAIHQRVPIYIGSPENVKMARSFLEKYEEETVG, encoded by the coding sequence ATGGAAATCAAGTCTAAAAAACTGGTAACGCTGGATGAATACATCATTCAGTCGCAGAACAAATTTCCCGGAGCTACGGGTGAACTCTCTCAGTTGTTGAGGGATATTGGCCTTGCTGCCAAAATAATTTCAAGAGAGGTGAACAAGGCGGGTATTACCAATATCCTGGGCGTTCACGGTTCAACAAATGTTCACGGTGAATCAGTTAAAAGGTTGGATATCTTTGCAGACCAGCAGCTGATCTCAGCGCTCGACCGTTCGCTGATTACCTGTATGGTGATATCTGAGGAGAACGACGGCATTGTACGGCTTAACAGTGAAGGCGGAAAGTATATCGTATACCTCGACCCGCTCGACGGCTCGTCAAATATCGATGTTAACGTATCCGTTGGAAGTATTTTTTCGATCTACATGCGGCAACCCCGATACGATCAGAACCTGGTGGAAGAAGACTCGCTGCAGCCCGGCAGCCGACAAGTGGCTGCAGGTTACGTTCTCTATGGTTCAAGTACGATACTGGCCTACACCACCGGTTTGGGTGTAAGCTGTTTTACACTCGACCCAAGCATCGGAGAGTTTGTTCTGTCGAACAGCGGATTCAAAATTCCCGAAAAGGGAACCATTTACAGTATCAATGAGGGAAGCTATAACTCATGGTCGCAGGGGCTTAAAAAATATATCAAATATTGCCAGGAAGACGATCCGGAGACCGGCAGACCCTACACCGCACGCTATATCGGTTCGATGGTTGCCGACATTCACCGGACACTGGTAAAAGGCGGTATCTTCATCTATCCGTCAAGCAGCCGCTATCCCAATGGTAAATTGAGGCTGATGTATGAGTGTAATCCCCTCAGCTTTATTATGGAACAGGCGGGCGGCACCGCCATCGACGGAAAAAACCGTATCATGGACATTCGTCCTGAAGCTATTCACCAGAGGGTGCCAATCTATATTGGGTCTCCCGAGAATGTGAAAATGGCAAGGTCGTTCCTGGAAAAATATGAAGAAGAGACTGTAGGCTGA
- a CDS encoding DUF192 domain-containing protein, whose protein sequence is MSHPQSMITFRNALTATLFISLFLSGCGSGGDRDDSADISEQVGRTLDYTASVNFIDSDGNTISTVQVAVADDNDSRSEGLMDVYDLPPDAGMLFIFEDESPRSFWMANTPLSLDILFVNADMEIIRIHRQTSPYSQDNILSDGPAMYTIEVNAGYTREHDIMEGMRVSFDGI, encoded by the coding sequence ATGTCTCATCCACAATCTATGATTACATTCAGGAATGCACTCACAGCCACCCTGTTCATCTCCCTGTTTCTCTCCGGCTGCGGATCGGGCGGTGACCGGGATGACTCAGCTGATATATCAGAACAGGTCGGCAGAACGCTCGACTATACGGCAAGCGTTAACTTTATCGACAGCGATGGGAATACCATTTCAACCGTTCAGGTAGCCGTTGCGGACGATAATGACAGCAGAAGTGAAGGATTGATGGATGTTTATGACCTGCCGCCCGACGCGGGTATGCTGTTTATTTTTGAGGACGAGAGTCCCCGCAGTTTCTGGATGGCCAATACACCTCTTTCTCTCGACATTCTATTTGTTAATGCAGATATGGAAATTATCCGGATTCACCGTCAGACGTCGCCTTACTCGCAGGATAATATTTTATCTGACGGGCCTGCGATGTACACCATCGAGGTTAATGCGGGCTATACCCGGGAGCATGACATTATGGAGGGAATGCGCGTCAGCTTCGACGGCATCTGA